The following proteins come from a genomic window of Paramisgurnus dabryanus chromosome 19, PD_genome_1.1, whole genome shotgun sequence:
- the LOC135778017 gene encoding uncharacterized protein isoform X1, producing the protein MDIDYREIKDAECQQREEQMGSLPIHSPSPRPRTFLPSEMQRSTKKPPVKPRRSVKGRPIVQQGAAQLKNQGQQKENEMTVKRIAPALVLGPVGTLEALSPSLRAHTLLWFERTQLPRLYTPGHSLPRWLHGFATRREAEQLLQDKPQGCFLLRLSESKIGFVLSYRGEDRCRHFIIEEEDSGTFGSVYLIAGEDSRHQSLEDLVNYYTHNPVGPFNEMLTVPCMKPNSECGETERLGMKNQEVVNENGKEMSLEQTKLPIAAGPAVPDPLSTDSNTIPLAKKESVQYAAVRKPLKKTLSLPGCRCGPEIAPPPVENGNIESAERSSNMNATALPGDAPYARVNKPPKAATANIPSSTASDQSDLQGATAASIRPISLINFDTADPKYWKLEPLHTYEETLHTRSRDEEIDCYAMGRRRLETGDLGELPNNHLYSEVNIRGALPSRPTPSLPLRPPPRSAQASLRSESTGQSLGLPPLMVQPQHSGFHRSEQMEHLEASSNSIYERIPGRPTSSRPPLYPPNPKR; encoded by the exons ATGGACATTGACTACCGAGAGATTAAAG ATGCTGAATGTCAGCAGAGAGAAGAGCAAATGGGTTCTCTTCCTATCCACAGTCCAAGTCCGAGGCCACGTACATTTCTTCCTTCAGAAATGCAACGGTCAACAAAAAAACCTCCAGTAAAACCCCGACGCAGTGTTAAAGGACGACCAATCGTTCAACAAGGTGCCGCGCAATTAAAAAACCAGGGCCAACAGAAGGAAAATGAG ATGACAGTAAAGAGAATAGCTCCGGCTCTGGTTTTGGGCCCTGTGGGGACCCTGGAGGCCCTGTCTCCATCTTTGCGTGCTCACACCCTGCTTTGGTTTGAAAGAACGCAGCTGCCTCGACTGTACACACCTGGACACTCACTTCCTCGTTGGCTCCATGGTTTCGCTACACGCAG GGAAGCAGAACAGCTGCTGCAGGATAAACCGCAAGGCTGTTTCCTGTTGAGGCTCAGCGAGTCAAAGATAGGCTTTGTGTTGTCTTACAG AGGGGAGGACAGGTGTCGTCACTTCATCATCGAAGAGGAAGATAGTGGAACATTTGGGAGTGTTTATCTCATTGCTGGAGAAGACAGCCGTCATCAAAGTCTGGAGGACCTGGTCAACTACTATACCCATAATCCTGTGGGGCCTTTTAATGAGATGTTGACGGTGCCTTGCATGAAG CCTAATAGTGAGTGTGGGGAAACTGAGAGGTTGGGAATGAAGAACCAGGAAGTAGTAAATGAAAATGGAAAAGAAATGAGTCTGGAGCAGACAAAACTGCCCATAGCTGCCGGTCCAGCCGTTCCAGATCCATTATCTACAGACTCCAACACGATTCCTTTAGCTAAAAAAGAGTCTGTGCAGTATGCAGCAGTAAGAAAGCCATTAAAAAAGACTCTCTCGCTACCAGGGTGCAGGTGTGGACCTGAGATAGCGCCTCCCCCTGTAGAA AATGGCAATATTGAGTCTGCTGAGAGATCCTCGAATATGAATGCTACAGCCCTGCCTGGAGATGCCCCATATGCCCGAGTTAATAAACCACCCAAAGCGGCAACAGCAAACATTCCATCATCCACTGCCAGTGACCAATCTGACTTGCAGGGAGCAACAGCAGCCTCAATACGTCCAATATCTCTCATAAACTTTGACACAGCGGATCCGAAATACTGGAAACTCGAGCCTTTGCACACATATGAAGAGACTTTGCACACACGCAGTCGAGACGAGGAGATAGACTGTTACGCCATGGGTCGGAGGAGGCTGGAGACAGGGGACTTAG GGGAACTTCCAAATAATCATCTATATTCAGAAGTAAACATCAGGGGTGCTTTACCTTCAAGACCCACCCCTAGTCTTCCTCTCAGACCACCACCAAGATCAGCACAAGCTTCTTTACGATCAGAGAGTACTGGACag AGTTTAGGTTTGCCCCCACTTATGGTTCAACCCCAACACTCTGGTTTCCATCGTTCAGAGCAAATGGAGCATCTGGAGGCTTCATCAAATTCAATTTATGAGAGGATCCCAGGGAGACCAACCAGCTCAAGACCACCTCTTTACCCACCCAACCCCAAACGCTAA
- the LOC135778017 gene encoding uncharacterized protein isoform X2, which produces MDIDYREIKDAECQQREEQMGSLPIHSPSPRPRTFLPSEMQRSTKKPPVKPRRSVKGRPIVQQGAAQLKNQGQQKENEMTVKRIAPALVLGPVGTLEALSPSLRAHTLLWFERTQLPRLYTPGHSLPRWLHGFATRREAEQLLQDKPQGCFLLRLSESKIGFVLSYRGEDRCRHFIIEEEDSGTFGSVYLIAGEDSRHQSLEDLVNYYTHNPVGPFNEMLTVPCMKPNSECGETERLGMKNQEVVNENGKEMSLEQTKLPIAAGPAVPDPLSTDSNTIPLAKKESVQYAAVRKPLKKTLSLPGCRCGPEIAPPPVESAERSSNMNATALPGDAPYARVNKPPKAATANIPSSTASDQSDLQGATAASIRPISLINFDTADPKYWKLEPLHTYEETLHTRSRDEEIDCYAMGRRRLETGDLGELPNNHLYSEVNIRGALPSRPTPSLPLRPPPRSAQASLRSESTGQSLGLPPLMVQPQHSGFHRSEQMEHLEASSNSIYERIPGRPTSSRPPLYPPNPKR; this is translated from the exons ATGGACATTGACTACCGAGAGATTAAAG ATGCTGAATGTCAGCAGAGAGAAGAGCAAATGGGTTCTCTTCCTATCCACAGTCCAAGTCCGAGGCCACGTACATTTCTTCCTTCAGAAATGCAACGGTCAACAAAAAAACCTCCAGTAAAACCCCGACGCAGTGTTAAAGGACGACCAATCGTTCAACAAGGTGCCGCGCAATTAAAAAACCAGGGCCAACAGAAGGAAAATGAG ATGACAGTAAAGAGAATAGCTCCGGCTCTGGTTTTGGGCCCTGTGGGGACCCTGGAGGCCCTGTCTCCATCTTTGCGTGCTCACACCCTGCTTTGGTTTGAAAGAACGCAGCTGCCTCGACTGTACACACCTGGACACTCACTTCCTCGTTGGCTCCATGGTTTCGCTACACGCAG GGAAGCAGAACAGCTGCTGCAGGATAAACCGCAAGGCTGTTTCCTGTTGAGGCTCAGCGAGTCAAAGATAGGCTTTGTGTTGTCTTACAG AGGGGAGGACAGGTGTCGTCACTTCATCATCGAAGAGGAAGATAGTGGAACATTTGGGAGTGTTTATCTCATTGCTGGAGAAGACAGCCGTCATCAAAGTCTGGAGGACCTGGTCAACTACTATACCCATAATCCTGTGGGGCCTTTTAATGAGATGTTGACGGTGCCTTGCATGAAG CCTAATAGTGAGTGTGGGGAAACTGAGAGGTTGGGAATGAAGAACCAGGAAGTAGTAAATGAAAATGGAAAAGAAATGAGTCTGGAGCAGACAAAACTGCCCATAGCTGCCGGTCCAGCCGTTCCAGATCCATTATCTACAGACTCCAACACGATTCCTTTAGCTAAAAAAGAGTCTGTGCAGTATGCAGCAGTAAGAAAGCCATTAAAAAAGACTCTCTCGCTACCAGGGTGCAGGTGTGGACCTGAGATAGCGCCTCCCCCTGTAGAA TCTGCTGAGAGATCCTCGAATATGAATGCTACAGCCCTGCCTGGAGATGCCCCATATGCCCGAGTTAATAAACCACCCAAAGCGGCAACAGCAAACATTCCATCATCCACTGCCAGTGACCAATCTGACTTGCAGGGAGCAACAGCAGCCTCAATACGTCCAATATCTCTCATAAACTTTGACACAGCGGATCCGAAATACTGGAAACTCGAGCCTTTGCACACATATGAAGAGACTTTGCACACACGCAGTCGAGACGAGGAGATAGACTGTTACGCCATGGGTCGGAGGAGGCTGGAGACAGGGGACTTAG GGGAACTTCCAAATAATCATCTATATTCAGAAGTAAACATCAGGGGTGCTTTACCTTCAAGACCCACCCCTAGTCTTCCTCTCAGACCACCACCAAGATCAGCACAAGCTTCTTTACGATCAGAGAGTACTGGACag AGTTTAGGTTTGCCCCCACTTATGGTTCAACCCCAACACTCTGGTTTCCATCGTTCAGAGCAAATGGAGCATCTGGAGGCTTCATCAAATTCAATTTATGAGAGGATCCCAGGGAGACCAACCAGCTCAAGACCACCTCTTTACCCACCCAACCCCAAACGCTAA
- the ssr2 gene encoding translocon-associated protein subunit beta: MRVLCIFALVAVMGLVAGEEGARLLASKSLLNRYAVEGRDLTLQYSIYNVGSSAALEVELSDDSFPPEDFGIVSGMLNVKWDRIAPASNVSHTVVLRPLKAGYFNFTSASVSYLAQEGGQVVVGYTSAPGQGGILAQREFDRRFSPHYLDWAAFGVMTLPSIGIPLLLWYSSKRKYDSPKTKKN; encoded by the exons ATGAGGGTACTGTGTATATTTGCTCTGGTTGCTGTGATGGGTCTGGTGGCAGGAGAAGAAGGAGCTCGTCTGCTGGCTTCCAAATCTCTGTTGAACCGTTATGCTGTAGAGGGACGAGATCTCACTCTCCAGTACAGCATCTACAATGTGGGCAGCAg TGCTGCTTTGGAGGTCGAGCTGTCAGATGACTCCTTCCCTCCAGAAGACTTCGGCATTGTTTCAGGAATGCTCAATGTGAAATGGGATCGCATTGCTCC GGCCAGTAACGTTTCTCACACAGTGGTTCTGCGGCCACTGAAAGCTGGTTATTTCAACTTCACATCTGCCTCCGTAAGCTATCTGGCCCAGGAGGGTGGACAGGTTGTG GTTGGTTACACAAGTGCTCCGGGTCAGGGAGGCATTCTCGCCCAGAGAGAGTTTGACAGGCGCTTTTCTCCACATTAT CTGGACTGGGCTGCTTTTGGTGTAATGACCTTACCATCCATCGGCATTCCTCTGCTTCTGTGGTACTCCAGCAAGAGAAAGTATGACTCTCCAAAGACCAAGAAgaactaa